The Streptomyces sp. NBC_01439 genome contains the following window.
GCCGGTTCAGATGGAGCTCGCGCGCCGTCTCCGCCTTGCGGCCCGCGTGGGCCAGGTACGTCTCCAAGGTGGGCAGGAGCGGCGGGCGCGACGTCGTGTCGTGCGTGCGGAGCGGTCCGATCGCCCGGTCCACGAAGGCGGCCAGGTCGGGATGTTCGCGCAGCCGCCACAGCAGCAGGTCGATGTCCAGGCGGCGCGCGTCGTACCAGGGGCGTGCCGGTAGGCCGTGGGCCGCCGTCGCGGTCTCCGCGGCGTGGCGCAGGCCCGCCGAGGCCGCGGCCCAGCCACCCGCCACGCCGACGACCACGGCCGGCGGCGCGTCGGCCCGGTCCAGGCCCGCCCGTTCGACGCCCGCCCGGAGCGCGGCCGAGACCCGGTCCGCCACCGCCGTGCGCTCCGACTCCGCGCGCAGGGAGACCAGCAGCGGCACCCGGCCCTCGACCGGGCGGACGCCCAGCAGGACCGGGACCCCGACGGACGACAGCTCCTCCAGCACCGCGCGGGCCAGGACGGCCCAGTTCCCGGACGGTCCGAGGTCCGAGGACAGCCGCATCACCACCGGCAGCAGCGGTCCGCCGCCCGGCTTGAAGCCCAGGACCCGGGCCTGTCCCGGTGCGTCCTCCGCCGAGATGCGGCCCTCCGCCAGGTCCGTCAGGAAGTCGCCGCGGCCGCGCGCCGCCAGCTCCTCCTCCTGCCGCGCCTGCATCAGGACGACGGCCAGGACACCCGCCGTGCGTTCGGCCGCCATCCGGTGCACCGGGAGCAGCGGGGCCGAGACGCCGACCAGGACGAGCCGGGCCCGGACCGAGCCGGTGCCGTGGCCGCCGCCCGGTACGTCGACCACCACCGTGTTCGTGGCGGGTTCGGCCTCGCGCTGGCCGCGGAGGCCCTCCCACACCTGGAGCGGGTCCGCGCCCGCGTCCCCGGCCGCGCTGCCGGCCGCGTACAGGAGTTGCCCGTCGGGGGTCTCCAAGAACACCGGGTTCCCCGTGAGGTCGGCCAGGATCCGCAGGACCTGGGGGATGCCCCCACCGCCCAGTAGCGCCTCCGTACAGCGCCGGTGGACCTCCTCGGCCCGCTGGAGCAGTGCGTAGTGGTGGTTGACGATCTCGGTGTGGACCTCCTCCGTGACCGCCACGAAGGGGACCTCCCGGTGGAGCTGGACCAGGGGCAGCCCCGCCGACCGCGCGGTCTCCACCAGGGTCGCCGGCAGCCGGGTGAAGCGCGGGCCCAGTTCGACCACGAGCGCGGCGATCCCGCGGTCCGCGAGGCGGCGGACGAAGGCCCGCTGCTCGGCCGGCCGGGTGCCGAGGCCCAAGCCCGTGGTCAGCAGCAGCTCACCTCCCTTGAGCAGGGAGGCGATGTTCGGCACCTCGCCCGCGTGCACCCAGCGGACGGTCCGGCCCAGGCGGTCGGCGCAGGCCACCACCTCCGGCAGTCCGCCGCGCAGCCCGGGCAGTTCCAGTGCCCGCTGAACCGTGATCCCGCCCTGGTTCTCCATAGCGCGGGACGCTACCGGCCGATCCGTCTCCATCGTCAGGCGGGCTGGATGTTGTGGTTGAAGCGGAAGATGTTGTCGGGGTCGTACTGGCGCTTGAGCGCGCCCAGCCGCTGCATGTTCTCGCCGCCGAGGCCCGAGACCACCCGCTCCACGCCCTCGTCCCCGGTGAAGTTGAGGTAGACCGCGCCGGTGCTCCACGGCCGGGCGTCGGCGCGGACGTCCTTGACCCACTGCCGGCAGCGCTCGTCGTCGGCCGGGTCCTCCCAGATCCCGAACGGGTGCACCGCCCACGGCGAGTCGCGGTACGGCACCGGGTAGTCGGCCGGGCCGGACGCCACGGCGCCGCCCTGCGGGAAGACCAGGTGCTGGGTGCCGGTCGGTACCGGCATGGCCTCGGCGCGGGCGCAGAAGACGTCCACGAACGCGTCGGGACAGCCGGTGAGGTACTCGGCCGACCAGTAGTTCCGCATGCCCGGCGGGTCGTCGATCATGCACTGGAGGTCGGCGTACGGGATGGCCGTGACGATCTCCGACTCGTGGGGGATCGCCAGCAGCGGTTCGGCCAGCCGCCGCATCTCGTCCTCGGGGCCCGCGTACGTCAGCAGCGCCCCGGCCAGCAGCCGCCCGACCAGGTGCTGCGGGACGAACTCTTCGGGCGGGCCGGTGAGGTAGAGGGCTGCGCCCGAGGCCTCGGGCGGCGCGGCCTCGATGACGTCCCGGTACGTACGGACCACCTCGGGCCCGCGCTCCGGCAGGTACAGCAGGAACGCGATCGACATGGCGGGCAGTTCGTACAGCCGCAGGGTCAGCGAGGTGGCGACGCCGAAGTTCCCGCCGCCGCCGTGCAGCCCCCAGAACAGCTCCGGGTGCTCCTCCGCGGTCGCGTGGACGACCTCGCCCTCGGCGGTGACCAGGTCCACGCCCAGCAGGTTGTCCACGGCCAGGCCGAACTTCCGGTCCAACCAGCCGCTGCCGCCGCCCAGCACGTACCCGCCGACGCCGGTGGTGGAGGCGCGGCCGCCGGTCGTCGCCAGTCCGTAGGGCTCGCAGGCCCGGTCCAGGTGGCTCATGGTGGCCCCGCCCTCGACGTGCGCGGCCCCGGCCGCCGGATGGACCGTCACCTCGTGCATCCGGCGCAGGTCCACGACGAGGCCGCCGTCGTTGAGGGACATCCCGGCCACGCTGTGCCCGCCGCCGCGCACGGCGATGTTCAGGTCCAGTTCCCTCGCGAACCGGACCGCGGTCACCACGTCCGCCGTGCTCTCGCACTGGGCGATGACGGCGGGTCTGCGGTCGATCATCGCGTTGAAGAGGGTCCGGGCCTCGTCGTACCCCGGATCCTCCGGAGCGAAGACCCCGCCGGACAGATCCTCGCGGAGCGCGGTCAGGGCCGCGCCCGCCTTCGACAGGGGAGCCATGGCTGCCCCCTTCCACCGGAGGGAGGGCATAGGACACTTCCAGCGTAGGCGCGGACGATCACCGGGGCGCGGCGAGAAGGTCCGCGGCCCCGGCGGGTCGACCGGTATCAGCCGCCGTACGCCCCGCTGGCCGTCAGCCGCAGGGCCGTGTCGATCAGCGGAACGTGACTGAAGGCCTGCGGGAAGTTCCCCACCTGCCGCTGGAGCCGCGGGTCCCACTCCTCCGCGAGCAGGCCCAGGTCGTTGCGGAGCGACAGCAGCCGCTCGAACAACCGCCGGGCCTCGTCCACCCGGCCGATCATCGCCAGGTCGTCGGCCATCCAGAACGAGCAGGCCAGGAAGGCTCCCTCGTCG
Protein-coding sequences here:
- a CDS encoding PucR family transcriptional regulator encodes the protein MENQGGITVQRALELPGLRGGLPEVVACADRLGRTVRWVHAGEVPNIASLLKGGELLLTTGLGLGTRPAEQRAFVRRLADRGIAALVVELGPRFTRLPATLVETARSAGLPLVQLHREVPFVAVTEEVHTEIVNHHYALLQRAEEVHRRCTEALLGGGGIPQVLRILADLTGNPVFLETPDGQLLYAAGSAAGDAGADPLQVWEGLRGQREAEPATNTVVVDVPGGGHGTGSVRARLVLVGVSAPLLPVHRMAAERTAGVLAVVLMQARQEEELAARGRGDFLTDLAEGRISAEDAPGQARVLGFKPGGGPLLPVVMRLSSDLGPSGNWAVLARAVLEELSSVGVPVLLGVRPVEGRVPLLVSLRAESERTAVADRVSAALRAGVERAGLDRADAPPAVVVGVAGGWAAASAGLRHAAETATAAHGLPARPWYDARRLDIDLLLWRLREHPDLAAFVDRAIGPLRTHDTTSRPPLLPTLETYLAHAGRKAETARELHLNRQTLYNRLARISELLGTDLDDPETVLSLSLALRARRHTPSAS
- a CDS encoding FAD-binding oxidoreductase encodes the protein MAPLSKAGAALTALREDLSGGVFAPEDPGYDEARTLFNAMIDRRPAVIAQCESTADVVTAVRFARELDLNIAVRGGGHSVAGMSLNDGGLVVDLRRMHEVTVHPAAGAAHVEGGATMSHLDRACEPYGLATTGGRASTTGVGGYVLGGGSGWLDRKFGLAVDNLLGVDLVTAEGEVVHATAEEHPELFWGLHGGGGNFGVATSLTLRLYELPAMSIAFLLYLPERGPEVVRTYRDVIEAAPPEASGAALYLTGPPEEFVPQHLVGRLLAGALLTYAGPEDEMRRLAEPLLAIPHESEIVTAIPYADLQCMIDDPPGMRNYWSAEYLTGCPDAFVDVFCARAEAMPVPTGTQHLVFPQGGAVASGPADYPVPYRDSPWAVHPFGIWEDPADDERCRQWVKDVRADARPWSTGAVYLNFTGDEGVERVVSGLGGENMQRLGALKRQYDPDNIFRFNHNIQPA